One window of Robiginitalea biformata HTCC2501 genomic DNA carries:
- a CDS encoding GNAT family N-acetyltransferase has protein sequence MNITIANASHVKYAQVICDTIAESARVRGTGIAKRTPEYIIKRLLNGNAVIALDGDRFAGFCYIEVWGHQKYVANSGLIVHPDYRNQGLAKKIKKAIFDLSRKKFPDAKIFGITTGLAVMKMNYELGYRPVTFSELTDDPEFWKGCQTCKNFDILTRTERRMCLCTGMLYDPEDKSREKEKKIDKKSFERLRSIKETLFLKKKNG, from the coding sequence ATGAATATTACGATTGCTAATGCCTCCCATGTAAAATACGCCCAGGTCATCTGCGACACGATTGCGGAATCGGCCCGGGTGCGCGGAACCGGCATTGCCAAGCGAACGCCCGAATACATCATCAAGCGCCTGCTCAACGGGAATGCGGTGATTGCCCTGGACGGGGACCGGTTTGCCGGATTCTGTTACATCGAAGTCTGGGGCCACCAGAAATACGTGGCCAACTCCGGGCTAATCGTCCACCCGGACTACCGGAACCAGGGGCTGGCAAAAAAGATCAAAAAGGCGATTTTTGACCTGTCGCGAAAAAAATTCCCGGATGCCAAGATCTTTGGGATCACCACGGGCCTGGCGGTCATGAAAATGAATTACGAACTGGGGTACCGCCCCGTGACTTTTTCGGAACTGACGGACGATCCGGAGTTCTGGAAAGGGTGCCAGACCTGCAAGAACTTCGATATCCTGACGCGGACCGAAAGGCGGATGTGCCTGTGTACCGGCATGCTCTACGACCCGGAAGACAAATCCCGGGAAAAGGAAAAGAAAATCGATAAGAAATCATTTGAGCGGCTCAGAAGCATCAAGGAGACGCTCTTCCTCAAAAAGAAAAACGGATGA
- a CDS encoding mannosyltransferase, which translates to MTTRALVTFWNLHRIPILMLLLSMGFYAAFAYDLQRPDSVKLLALYAALFFLCYKLIQFEKWNFRFLVAAGVLFRLVFLLAIPNLSQDFYRFLWDGGLMAEGFNPYLLTPDQWMEQATVPVSGAAELHEGMGGLSARNFSNYPPVNQYFFGLARWLGGESITGAVVGLRLLVVLADLGILYFGRRLLRHLNQAPHLIFWFFLNPLVIVEFTGNLHFEGVMLFFFILAVFLTIRYGWAWGAVPYALSIGVKLMPLMLLPLFLPLLGLRRATGFYALTAAALAALCYPLYFPEFPDHYLQTLRLWFSNFEFNAGIYNLAEHLAVTRGAKPWEFIETYGSYVPWVTAATALLVCLHPKMREGRSWFTGALAVVTVYYLASAVVHPWYLTFPLLLSLFTRMRYMILWSALVILSYTAYSGPTVSESTAVLLIEYIAVIGFLLYEIVKYRKDFVSFLNFSATKSDE; encoded by the coding sequence ATGACCACCCGGGCCCTGGTTACCTTCTGGAATCTGCACCGGATCCCCATCCTGATGCTCCTGTTGAGCATGGGGTTCTACGCGGCTTTCGCCTATGACCTGCAGCGACCCGATTCGGTTAAATTGCTCGCGCTTTACGCCGCCCTGTTCTTCCTTTGCTACAAGCTCATCCAGTTTGAAAAGTGGAATTTCCGCTTCCTGGTTGCAGCGGGCGTGCTTTTCCGGCTCGTTTTCCTTCTGGCCATCCCGAACCTCTCCCAGGATTTCTATCGGTTTCTTTGGGACGGCGGCCTGATGGCCGAGGGGTTCAACCCCTACCTGCTCACCCCGGACCAATGGATGGAGCAGGCTACCGTCCCCGTGTCGGGAGCCGCCGAACTCCATGAGGGGATGGGCGGGCTCAGCGCCCGGAATTTCAGCAACTACCCGCCGGTTAACCAGTATTTTTTCGGGCTGGCGCGCTGGCTGGGAGGCGAATCGATAACGGGTGCCGTAGTCGGGTTGCGGCTGTTGGTGGTCCTGGCAGACCTGGGCATCCTGTATTTTGGGAGGCGCTTGCTGCGGCACCTCAACCAGGCGCCCCACCTGATATTCTGGTTCTTCCTGAACCCCCTGGTAATCGTGGAGTTTACCGGCAACCTGCACTTTGAAGGGGTGATGCTCTTCTTCTTTATCCTGGCCGTTTTCCTTACGATCCGCTACGGCTGGGCCTGGGGGGCCGTGCCTTACGCCCTGTCCATCGGGGTGAAACTCATGCCGCTCATGCTGCTGCCCCTGTTCCTCCCCCTGCTGGGGCTGCGCCGGGCCACCGGGTTTTACGCACTTACTGCCGCCGCCCTGGCGGCCCTCTGCTACCCGTTGTACTTCCCGGAATTCCCGGACCACTACCTTCAGACACTGCGGCTCTGGTTCTCCAACTTTGAATTCAACGCCGGGATCTACAACCTGGCCGAACACCTGGCCGTCACCCGGGGGGCGAAGCCCTGGGAATTCATTGAAACGTATGGCAGCTATGTCCCCTGGGTGACGGCAGCCACCGCCCTGCTGGTCTGCCTCCATCCGAAAATGCGCGAGGGGCGTTCCTGGTTTACCGGGGCGCTGGCGGTAGTAACGGTCTATTACCTGGCCTCCGCCGTGGTACACCCCTGGTACCTCACTTTCCCGCTGTTGCTCAGCCTGTTTACCCGGATGCGGTATATGATCCTTTGGTCCGCATTGGTTATCCTCTCCTATACGGCTTATTCCGGGCCAACGGTTTCCGAGTCCACGGCGGTACTGCTCATTGAATATATAGCGGTAATCGGCTTTTTGCTTTACGAAATTGTAAAATACCGAAAGGATTTTGTTTCATTTCTCAATTTTTCGGCAACTAAATCCGATGAGTAA
- the proC gene encoding pyrroline-5-carboxylate reductase — protein MKIAIIGAGNLGVSIARGILHSGGATSMYLTRRNLSAIRELEAYGNVTLTSDNREAVAAADILIFAVQPGHFGPILESIKDLLHENHVVISTITGFGIERIESILGADRHIIRAMPNTAISVGRSMTCLCANEKGGKRLELASAIFNRMGHTMVIPENRMQAATVICASGIAFWMRLIRATTQGAIQLGFDAREAQELAMHTCHGAAELLIESGSHPEEEIDRVTTPMGCTIEGLNEMEHQGLSSSLIRGVVASFDKISQIRKG, from the coding sequence ATGAAAATTGCAATCATCGGCGCCGGCAACCTGGGGGTATCCATCGCCAGGGGCATCCTGCACAGCGGAGGGGCCACCAGCATGTATCTCACCCGGCGCAACCTGTCCGCCATCAGGGAACTGGAAGCTTATGGGAATGTCACCCTGACCAGCGACAACCGCGAGGCGGTAGCGGCAGCGGACATCCTCATTTTTGCCGTACAACCGGGGCACTTTGGACCCATCCTCGAATCCATCAAAGACCTGTTGCACGAAAACCATGTGGTAATCTCAACCATCACCGGCTTCGGGATCGAACGAATTGAATCCATCCTTGGCGCGGACCGGCATATTATCCGGGCCATGCCGAACACAGCGATTTCAGTGGGACGGTCCATGACCTGCCTCTGCGCGAATGAAAAGGGAGGCAAGCGCCTGGAACTCGCCTCGGCCATCTTTAACCGGATGGGACATACCATGGTAATCCCTGAAAACCGCATGCAGGCAGCCACGGTGATCTGCGCCAGCGGGATCGCCTTCTGGATGCGCCTGATCCGCGCCACCACCCAGGGGGCCATCCAACTCGGGTTCGACGCCCGGGAAGCCCAGGAACTCGCCATGCATACCTGCCACGGGGCGGCGGAACTCCTCATCGAATCCGGCAGCCATCCCGAAGAAGAGATCGACCGGGTCACCACCCCGATGGGTTGTACGATTGAAGGCCTCAACGAAATGGAACACCAGGGGCTGAGCTCCTCGCTGATCCGGGGGGTCGTCGCCTCTTTTGACAAGATCTCGCAAATCCGCAAAGGCTGA
- the argC gene encoding N-acetyl-gamma-glutamyl-phosphate reductase, translated as MISAGIIGGSGYTGGELIRLLLHHPEAELAFVYSTTRAGKPLSSAHPDLLGVTDLLFTGTADPGVDVVFLCLGHGNSSEFLKQHAFSDRTRVIDLSNDFRLKEDAQFGGREFVYGLPELNREAIREARHIANPGCFATAIQLALLPLARAGVLRETVHVNAVTGSTGAGVGLSPTTHFSWRNNNVSWYKPFTHQHLGEIRQSLHALDADSGDLLFLPMRGDFTRGIFATAYTPFNGSLAEAERMFLEYYDEAPFTVVSDEPLQLKQVVNTNFAHLHLHKHEDVLLVSSAIDNLLKGASGQAVQNMNLLFGIPENSGLNLKGSIF; from the coding sequence ATGATTTCGGCAGGCATCATCGGCGGCTCGGGCTATACGGGCGGGGAATTGATCAGGCTGCTGTTGCACCACCCGGAGGCGGAACTCGCCTTTGTGTACAGTACCACACGGGCCGGAAAACCGCTGAGCAGCGCCCACCCGGACCTGCTCGGGGTAACGGACCTGTTGTTTACCGGAACGGCAGACCCCGGGGTGGATGTGGTATTCCTCTGCCTGGGGCATGGGAATTCCAGTGAATTCTTGAAACAGCACGCGTTTTCAGACCGCACCCGGGTCATCGACCTGAGCAACGATTTCCGGCTGAAGGAAGACGCCCAATTCGGCGGGCGCGAATTTGTCTACGGGCTGCCCGAACTGAACCGGGAGGCCATCCGCGAGGCCCGGCATATTGCCAATCCGGGTTGTTTTGCGACGGCCATCCAGCTGGCCCTCTTGCCCCTGGCCCGGGCCGGCGTCCTCCGGGAGACGGTCCACGTCAATGCCGTAACCGGCAGCACAGGGGCCGGGGTGGGGCTATCACCCACCACGCATTTCAGCTGGCGGAACAACAACGTCTCCTGGTACAAGCCCTTTACGCACCAGCACCTCGGGGAAATCCGGCAGAGCCTGCACGCCCTGGATGCGGACAGCGGCGACCTGCTCTTTTTGCCCATGCGGGGAGATTTTACCCGGGGGATATTCGCCACCGCCTATACGCCTTTTAACGGATCCCTGGCCGAAGCGGAACGGATGTTCCTGGAGTATTACGACGAAGCCCCGTTCACGGTAGTCTCCGATGAGCCCCTGCAGCTCAAACAGGTGGTCAACACGAATTTTGCCCACCTCCACCTGCACAAACACGAGGATGTGCTGTTGGTGAGCTCCGCCATTGACAACCTGCTCAAGGGAGCCTCGGGACAGGCCGTTCAAAATATGAACCTGCTCTTCGGGATACCGGAAAATTCCGGGCTGAACCTGAAAGGCAGCATCTTTTAA
- a CDS encoding cellulose synthase family protein: MGITIAYFIIAIYSLALLLIFFYSLSQLNLLLNYLGFKRRNKEAPKFNLLDPKEIPYVTIQLPIYNEEYVVERLLENIARIEYPKSKLEIQVLDDSTDDSVEQTAAMIEELQKQGLDIQHIRRENREGFKAGALKEGLKIAKGDFIAIFDADFLPDADWLKKTVIYFKDEEIGVVQTRWGHINRDYSTLTKIQAFALDAHFTLEQVGRNSKGHFINFNGTAGIWRKECILDAGNWEGDTLTEDLDLSYRAQLKNWKFKYLEDVETPAELPVVISAARSQQFRWNKGGAENFRKTVWNVVKAKNIPFKTKFHGVMHLLNSSMFLCVFIVALLSIPMLYIKNTFGHLDWIFEVTSFFIVSTIILFVCYWFTYKSIQGSSFDNFVDYIKLFFTFFSVALGFSLHNTVAVLEGHMGKRSEFVRTPKFNINNLTDSWKGNKYLAKKLSPNMILEFALMLYFLFGMYSAIPLNDFGLFPFHFMLFLGFGFVFFNSLLSKA; the protein is encoded by the coding sequence ATGGGAATTACAATTGCGTATTTTATTATTGCCATTTACAGCCTGGCGCTGCTGCTGATCTTTTTCTACAGCCTGTCCCAACTGAACCTCCTGCTCAATTACCTGGGCTTTAAGCGCCGGAACAAAGAAGCTCCCAAATTTAACCTGCTCGACCCGAAGGAAATCCCCTATGTGACCATCCAGCTACCCATCTACAACGAGGAATACGTGGTGGAGCGGCTTCTGGAGAACATCGCGCGGATTGAATACCCCAAGAGCAAACTCGAGATCCAGGTACTGGACGACTCCACGGACGATTCGGTGGAACAGACCGCAGCGATGATCGAAGAACTGCAGAAGCAGGGCCTGGACATCCAGCACATCCGGCGTGAGAACCGGGAGGGCTTCAAGGCCGGTGCGCTGAAAGAAGGGCTTAAAATCGCCAAGGGCGATTTCATTGCCATCTTCGACGCGGATTTCCTGCCCGATGCCGACTGGCTCAAGAAAACCGTCATCTACTTCAAGGACGAGGAAATCGGCGTGGTGCAGACCCGCTGGGGCCATATCAACCGGGATTATTCCACGCTGACGAAAATTCAGGCGTTTGCCCTGGATGCCCACTTTACCCTGGAGCAGGTAGGCCGGAACTCCAAGGGGCACTTTATCAACTTCAACGGCACAGCCGGAATCTGGCGGAAGGAATGCATCCTGGATGCGGGGAACTGGGAAGGCGACACGCTTACCGAGGACCTGGACCTCAGCTACCGGGCCCAACTCAAGAACTGGAAGTTCAAATACCTGGAAGACGTGGAGACCCCGGCCGAATTGCCGGTGGTCATCAGCGCGGCCCGCTCCCAGCAATTCCGCTGGAACAAAGGCGGGGCGGAAAACTTCCGCAAGACCGTCTGGAATGTCGTAAAGGCCAAAAACATCCCCTTCAAGACCAAATTCCACGGCGTGATGCACCTGCTGAACAGTTCCATGTTCCTCTGCGTCTTTATCGTTGCCCTGCTGAGCATCCCGATGCTGTATATCAAAAACACCTTCGGCCACCTGGACTGGATCTTTGAAGTGACGAGTTTCTTTATCGTCAGCACGATTATCCTGTTTGTCTGCTACTGGTTTACCTATAAGAGTATACAGGGGAGCAGTTTCGACAACTTTGTGGACTACATCAAGCTGTTCTTTACCTTTTTCTCCGTGGCCCTGGGCTTCTCCCTCCACAATACCGTGGCGGTGCTGGAAGGACACATGGGCAAGCGGTCCGAATTCGTGCGGACCCCGAAGTTCAACATCAACAACCTCACCGATAGCTGGAAGGGGAATAAGTACCTGGCCAAAAAGCTATCTCCGAACATGATCCTGGAGTTTGCACTCATGCTGTATTTCCTGTTCGGGATGTACAGCGCCATCCCCCTGAACGACTTTGGGCTGTTCCCGTTCCACTTCATGCTGTTCCTTGGCTTCGGGTTTGTTTTCTTCAACTCCCTGCTGTCTAAAGCCTAA
- a CDS encoding aspartate aminotransferase family protein, translated as MELFDVYPLYDITPIEALGSWLTDNNGQKYLDLYGGHAVISIGHSHPRYVERIGRQLQKIGFYSNSVQNPLQQRLADRLGSLSGCGDYRLFLCNSGAEANENALKLASFHTGHSRVIAFHNSFHGRTSAAVAATDNPGIVAPLNANHEVVFLPLNRTDLLEHELEKGGVCAVILEGIQGVGGLDSTSPEFYGAASRLCDSHGAVLIADEVQCGFGRSGKFFAYQHSGARPGIISMAKGMGNGFPVGGILIREDIRASHGLLGTTFGGNHLACAAVTAVLEVIESEDLLAHARGMEAYFRERAGEIPEIREVKGKGLMLGLRFDFEVADLRKKLIFEHRIFTGSAKNKNLLRILPALNVQPEELDLLFAALKKELA; from the coding sequence ATGGAACTATTCGACGTATACCCGCTCTACGACATTACCCCGATCGAAGCCCTGGGCAGTTGGCTGACCGATAACAACGGCCAAAAATACCTGGACCTCTACGGGGGGCACGCCGTGATATCCATCGGCCATTCGCATCCGCGCTATGTAGAGCGTATCGGCAGGCAATTGCAAAAAATAGGCTTTTACAGCAATTCGGTGCAGAACCCATTGCAGCAACGTCTGGCAGACCGGCTCGGGTCGCTTTCGGGCTGCGGCGATTATCGGTTGTTCCTTTGCAATTCCGGGGCGGAGGCCAATGAAAATGCCCTCAAACTCGCGTCCTTCCATACGGGGCATTCCCGGGTGATTGCATTTCACAACAGCTTCCACGGCCGAACCTCTGCGGCCGTGGCAGCAACAGACAACCCGGGCATCGTCGCCCCGCTGAATGCAAACCACGAGGTGGTCTTCCTCCCGTTGAACCGCACGGACCTGCTGGAACACGAATTGGAAAAGGGAGGCGTCTGCGCCGTGATCCTCGAAGGGATACAGGGGGTTGGCGGCCTGGACAGCACCAGCCCGGAATTCTACGGGGCCGCTTCGCGCCTCTGTGATTCGCACGGGGCCGTCCTGATTGCCGACGAGGTGCAGTGCGGTTTTGGGCGGAGCGGGAAATTCTTTGCCTATCAGCATAGCGGGGCCCGGCCCGGCATCATCAGCATGGCAAAAGGGATGGGGAACGGCTTTCCGGTAGGCGGGATTCTGATCCGGGAGGACATCCGGGCATCCCATGGCCTGCTGGGTACTACCTTTGGGGGAAACCACCTGGCTTGCGCTGCGGTGACTGCCGTCCTCGAGGTAATCGAAAGCGAGGACCTGCTGGCCCACGCCCGGGGGATGGAAGCGTATTTCCGGGAACGCGCCGGCGAAATCCCCGAAATTCGCGAGGTAAAGGGGAAGGGGCTGATGCTGGGGCTGCGCTTTGATTTTGAGGTGGCAGACCTCAGGAAAAAGCTGATATTCGAGCACCGGATTTTTACCGGAAGCGCCAAAAACAAAAATTTATTGCGGATTTTGCCCGCACTGAACGTACAGCCCGAAGAACTGGACCTGCTTTTCGCGGCTTTAAAAAAGGAACTGGCATGA
- a CDS encoding argininosuccinate synthase, translated as MKKLVLAYSGGLDTSYCAHMLSHKEGYEVHAVTVNTGGFDKEQLAGIEERALELGASTYTAIDAVQSFYDRVVKYLIFGNVLRNNTYPLSVSAERIVQALEIVEYARGVGATHIAHGSTGAGNDQVRFDLIFQVIAPEIEIITPIRDQQLSREAEIAYLQENGITYSWEKAKYSINQGLWGTSVGGVETLGSREALPEAAYPSQLSETQPRNISLTFEKGELTAVDGKPGTPVENIRLLESIASAYAIGRDIHVGDTIIGIKGRVGFEAASALITIKAHHLLEKHTLSKWQQFQKEQLANFYGMLLHEGQYLDEVMRNLEVFLADTQRHVSGEVFVTLHPYRFELRGIESDNDLMNASFGSYGEMNKGWTAAEAKGFIKILSNPGKIARKIQEK; from the coding sequence ATGAAAAAACTTGTATTGGCATACAGCGGCGGCCTGGATACGTCCTACTGCGCCCATATGCTTTCCCATAAGGAGGGCTATGAAGTCCACGCCGTAACGGTGAATACCGGCGGGTTCGACAAGGAGCAACTGGCGGGGATCGAGGAGCGGGCCCTGGAACTGGGCGCCTCCACCTACACGGCTATCGATGCCGTACAGTCCTTTTACGACCGCGTGGTGAAATACCTTATTTTCGGCAATGTGCTCCGGAACAATACCTACCCGTTGTCCGTGAGTGCCGAGCGGATCGTCCAGGCCCTGGAAATCGTTGAATACGCCCGGGGCGTGGGGGCCACGCATATTGCCCACGGCAGTACGGGGGCCGGGAACGATCAGGTGCGCTTCGACCTGATATTCCAGGTGATCGCCCCCGAAATCGAAATCATCACCCCCATCCGGGACCAGCAGCTCTCCCGGGAAGCGGAGATTGCCTACCTGCAGGAAAACGGGATCACCTATAGCTGGGAAAAGGCCAAATACTCCATCAACCAGGGCCTGTGGGGCACCTCGGTGGGGGGCGTGGAAACCCTGGGGTCACGCGAGGCCCTGCCGGAAGCCGCCTATCCGAGCCAACTCTCCGAAACCCAACCCCGGAATATTTCGCTGACGTTTGAAAAGGGGGAACTGACCGCTGTCGACGGGAAGCCCGGTACGCCTGTTGAAAATATCCGGTTGCTGGAATCCATCGCCTCCGCCTATGCCATCGGCCGGGACATCCACGTGGGCGATACGATTATCGGCATCAAGGGACGCGTTGGTTTCGAAGCAGCCTCCGCGCTGATTACCATCAAGGCACACCACCTGTTGGAAAAACACACGCTGAGCAAATGGCAACAATTCCAGAAGGAGCAACTGGCCAACTTCTACGGCATGCTGCTGCACGAAGGGCAATATCTGGACGAGGTGATGCGCAACCTGGAAGTCTTCCTGGCAGATACCCAGCGGCACGTGAGCGGAGAGGTCTTTGTGACGCTCCACCCCTATCGTTTTGAACTCCGCGGCATCGAGTCGGATAACGACCTGATGAACGCCTCCTTCGGGAGCTACGGGGAGATGAACAAGGGCTGGACTGCAGCGGAAGCCAAGGGCTTTATCAAAATCCTGTCGAATCCCGGGAAGATTGCCCGGAAAATCCAGGAAAAATGA
- a CDS encoding glycosyltransferase family 2 protein, with the protein MKNNPQSVPRQATASTPLTPKISLIIPAQNEAGSIGKVLDDVPEGVSEKIVVDNGSTDDTAAVARKHGATVLHEPRKGYGYACLKGMNYLGETSKPPDIVVFMDGDYSDYPEELPKVVAPILEDRYDLVIGARSKALREPGSMTPQQVFGNWLATFLMRLLFGARFTDLGPFRAIRYEAFKRLKMEDKTYGWTVEMQLKAIRHKLAYIEVPVRYKKRIGVSKVSGTVKGSIFAGVKILGWIFKYSIR; encoded by the coding sequence ATGAAAAATAATCCGCAATCCGTGCCCCGCCAGGCAACAGCCTCCACGCCACTGACTCCCAAAATCAGCCTGATCATCCCCGCCCAGAACGAAGCCGGCTCCATCGGCAAGGTGCTGGATGATGTCCCGGAAGGGGTTTCTGAAAAAATTGTCGTGGACAACGGCTCCACGGACGACACGGCTGCCGTGGCCCGCAAACACGGGGCCACAGTCTTGCACGAACCGCGAAAAGGCTATGGGTACGCCTGCCTGAAAGGAATGAATTACCTGGGGGAAACATCCAAACCTCCCGACATCGTCGTATTTATGGATGGCGACTATTCCGATTACCCGGAGGAACTCCCGAAAGTGGTTGCGCCGATCCTGGAGGATCGATACGACCTGGTGATCGGGGCCCGCAGCAAGGCGCTTCGGGAACCCGGGTCGATGACGCCGCAACAGGTCTTTGGAAATTGGCTGGCCACGTTTCTAATGCGGCTTTTATTCGGCGCCCGGTTTACCGACCTGGGGCCCTTCCGGGCGATCCGGTACGAGGCCTTCAAGCGGTTGAAGATGGAGGATAAAACGTATGGCTGGACCGTGGAAATGCAGCTGAAAGCCATCAGGCACAAACTCGCATATATCGAGGTGCCAGTTCGTTATAAAAAAAGAATTGGGGTCTCCAAGGTGTCCGGCACCGTAAAAGGTAGTATATTTGCCGGCGTTAAAATTTTGGGTTGGATCTTTAAATACAGTATTCGATAA
- a CDS encoding 4Fe-4S binding protein, whose product MSLAAGPPKALNISQRLAVLLGFSGLFILLLATLGVSFPHTAAWLTASLAAIALGVVWFSWSAYAGQSAGIKNDGVWFKSISGRGIWAWGLGILLTGFYIVLYFYPEYLGLVSDGPNRGLVALFDTLSRALSGNPASQWFVYGALYTLAILAFGIKFIWKYRHNRYEILRTVSVMFFQLAFAFLIPEIMARLNGDLPYYDLKNIWPLNYYNFERYRVNGFISAGNIGLAMLIFGVLSILVITPVLTYFYGKRWYCSWVCGCGGLAETAGDPFRHLSDKSLFAWKVERWVIHSVLVFVILMTTAVIYSYLGPDNSKYWLSRGQFLTGVGVLLTAVFAWVMAFRRNELKKDARYGAVAYFVIILGLLAFHWLSDSRHVFLFKSETLRTTYSFLIGSIFSGVIGTGFYPIFGSRVWCRFGCPMAAILGIQQRLFSRFRITTNGGQCISCGNCSAYCEMGIDVRAYAQKGENIVRASCVGCGICSAVCPRGVLKLENGPREGRINSREVLLGNDVDLMQLLNEK is encoded by the coding sequence ATGTCCCTGGCCGCCGGGCCGCCCAAAGCCCTGAATATTTCCCAGCGCCTGGCTGTGTTGCTGGGTTTTTCCGGGCTCTTTATCCTGTTGTTGGCCACCCTGGGAGTCTCCTTCCCGCATACCGCCGCCTGGCTCACCGCCTCCCTGGCTGCCATCGCTTTGGGGGTTGTCTGGTTCAGCTGGTCTGCCTATGCCGGGCAATCGGCGGGCATCAAGAATGACGGGGTCTGGTTTAAATCGATCTCGGGACGCGGTATCTGGGCCTGGGGCCTGGGCATCCTGCTCACGGGGTTCTATATTGTGCTGTACTTTTACCCGGAGTACCTCGGGCTGGTATCCGACGGGCCGAACCGCGGGCTCGTGGCCCTGTTCGACACCCTGAGCCGCGCCCTGAGTGGCAACCCCGCCAGCCAGTGGTTTGTCTACGGGGCCCTCTATACCCTGGCAATCCTGGCTTTCGGCATCAAATTCATCTGGAAATACCGGCACAACCGCTATGAGATCCTCCGGACGGTAAGCGTCATGTTCTTCCAACTGGCGTTCGCCTTTTTGATTCCCGAGATCATGGCCCGCCTCAACGGCGACCTACCGTATTACGACCTGAAGAATATCTGGCCGCTCAACTACTACAACTTCGAAAGGTACCGCGTCAACGGGTTTATCAGTGCCGGCAACATCGGCCTGGCCATGCTGATCTTCGGGGTGCTTTCCATCCTGGTGATCACCCCGGTGCTCACTTATTTCTACGGCAAGCGGTGGTACTGCTCCTGGGTCTGCGGCTGCGGGGGGTTGGCGGAAACGGCCGGCGACCCCTTCCGCCACCTGAGCGACAAAAGCCTCTTTGCCTGGAAGGTGGAGCGGTGGGTGATCCACAGCGTTTTGGTATTTGTGATATTGATGACCACGGCGGTGATCTATTCCTACCTGGGGCCGGACAATTCCAAATACTGGCTGAGCCGCGGGCAATTCCTCACCGGGGTGGGCGTGCTGCTGACCGCCGTCTTTGCCTGGGTGATGGCCTTTCGTCGAAACGAGTTGAAAAAAGACGCCCGTTACGGGGCCGTCGCCTATTTTGTCATTATCCTGGGGCTGCTGGCCTTCCACTGGCTCAGCGACTCCCGCCATGTCTTCCTGTTTAAATCCGAAACCCTGCGGACCACCTACAGCTTCCTGATCGGAAGTATTTTTTCGGGGGTGATCGGCACCGGTTTCTACCCGATCTTCGGCAGCCGGGTCTGGTGCCGATTCGGTTGCCCGATGGCAGCGATCCTGGGGATCCAGCAACGGTTGTTCTCCCGGTTTCGGATCACTACCAACGGCGGGCAGTGCATTTCCTGCGGGAACTGTTCGGCCTATTGCGAAATGGGGATCGACGTCCGCGCCTATGCCCAAAAGGGCGAGAATATCGTCCGCGCCAGCTGCGTGGGCTGCGGCATCTGTTCGGCGGTTTGCCCGCGCGGGGTGCTGAAACTCGAAAACGGTCCTCGGGAAGGTCGGATCAACTCCCGGGAAGTGCTCCTGGGCAACGATGTGGATTTGATGCAACTGCTCAATGAAAAATAA